In Candidatus Pacearchaeota archaeon, the genomic stretch TCCATTTGAAGCTTCAGCTCTGTAGTGATAAGCTTTTCCTTTTTCTAATCCAGAAACATAATAATCAAATGATTGTCCAGAAGTCTTGTTTGTAATCCAAGATGTAGTATTGCTGTATGAAGAAAGTCTTCCCCAGCTAAATCTTACTGATGTATATTGACCACCATCGTTGGTTAAAACTCCTTTTAATGTTGCATAATTATTTCCAACATTAGGAGTAGCAGTTGTAACTGATAATCCACCGACATAATTTGATCCAATATTTCTAACTATAATATTAACTGTATCAGAATTTCTGTTTCCACGACTGTCAGTAACAAATAAAGTACAAGTATATGTTGTATCAACACTTACTGAAGGAGCGTAATATGTAGGAGTTAATGAATTTGAGTTAGATAAACTTCCACCATTACAAGACCAATATTGACTTGAAACATATCCCCCTTGACTATATGCGTATCCATTTAATGTTGTTGACTGATTTTCTTGAATATCCTTATTTGAACCAGCATCAACTGTTAAAGTATCATAATTATAGCTATTATCTATTACAGTAACACTTACAGTATCGCTACCAGTATATCCCTTGCTGTCTCTAACAGTTAGAGTACAGTTATATGTTGTTGTGTAGCTAACTGAAGGAGCGTAATAGGTTGTGTATAAAGAAGAGTAATTAGATAAACTACCACCAGAACATGCCCATGAATAAGTCAATGAGTCTCCTTGAGGATCATATGCAGAACCTGATAAGGAAACAGAAGATCCTTCATTAACGCTCAAGCTTGAACCAGCATCAACTACTGGGTTTTCATTGTCATAATTAGTATTCATTACGGTAACACTAATAGTATCGCTACCAGTATATCCCTTGCTGTCTCTAGCAGTTAGAGTACAGTTATATGTTGTTGTGTAGCTAACTGAAGGAGCGTAATAGGTTGTAGATAAAGATGCAGAGTTAGATAAACTACCACCAGTACATGACCATGAATAAGTCATGGCATCACCATCAGAATCATTTGCAGAACCTGACAAGGTGATAGAATCATTTTCATTAACGCTGACATTTGATCCAGCATCAACTACTGGACTGTGATTAGTAGCCTCTTGATTGATTACAGTAACATTTACTGTATCAGTACCAGTACCTCCTTTACTGTCTCTTGCAGTTAAAGTACAAACATATGTAGTATTTGAACTAACTGAAGGAGCATTGTAAGTAGTACTTAAAGAAGTAGAACTAGACAAGCTTCCATTAGTACATGACCATGAATAAGTCATAGCATCACCATCAGAATCATTGGCAGAACCTGATAAGGTAACAGAAGATCCTTCGTTAACAGAAACATCTGAACCAGCATCAACTACTGGGTTTTGGTTTGTAGTATTATTTGAAATAGTTGCATAGAAAGTTACGTGACCTTGTGATGGCCATCCGCCAGTAACGTCTCCGATGTTAACCTCAATACTATTGCCATTATTAACAGCTGAAATTAATTCACCTCCTGTTGCTTGCTGATTGGGACGCCATCTTGCAGTATTCTCAAAAACAATGGTTTGAGAAGAAGCAATATTAAGGTTTACCGTATCAGAAACCTGGGCAGCGTTATCGGCCCATAAAGATCCAGAAAAAGACATTTGTGTACTAGCTGCTGTTGGAAAGCTTACTCTCATTTTTGTGTTAGTAGCCGTTGTGCCAGTAACAGTATTGTGATAGTAAACATCAATAGCAATTCTATCTCCAGCGTTAGCAGTAACTGATTTTGACCAATTATACGTTCCAGCACTAACCTCATAGTTCATGATTCTTAGAGTATCTAAATCCTTAGTATCATTATTAAATATAGCAGTACCAGTAGCAACAACGCTACCAACTCCAATAAACAACACCGAGACTAAAGATACAAGACTCAAAACTATCGAACTCGAAAACATTTTCTTTTTATATAATGTATTCATATTTTTATTATTTTATTATTTTTTTATTATTTATTCCAAAAGAATGATTAAAATAGATAGTGGAGAAAAATTTTTAACTGGATGTATCTGTGGGACCGCTGGGAAAATCACCAGAGTCATCATTTACAGAATCTCCACCCGTATGTTCACCAGAGTCATCATCCATGGCACTCCCAGAGTCTCCTCCTGTGCTGCTGCTACCTCCAGAAAAGCCGTCACCGCCCCCGCTGGTGTCAAATTTTTTTAGGACACCTGTGGTTTCGTCTCCCCACCCAACGGCTATAATTCCGCCATTGGTATTGTCATGGAAATAATAAAGAAAAATCTTCTTATTTCCTTCTTCCATCGGATTGTCCACCTTAAAAAGATAGGGGGTAACGTCGCGTGTGGGATTAATTTCCGTATTATTTATTATCTTAACCGAAGAGTCAAGATAAATAACCTTCCTAAAGGACCAGTTTTTTATGATTGCTTCCTGTTTTTGGTCCTTCGTGTATGCCATTATTCTGGCATCCACTATTTTCTCGTAATCAGCAAACCTCCAAGCTGGAAGCTTACCGCGATATTCGCAACCATCAAAAAAGTCCAACTGTGTTACCTGGTTTTTGTCCAGGTTCCACAATGTACTCCAGTAAAGAGTCGTATATTTTGGCTCTTCTGGAACACAAACGATATTATCTACTGCGGTAGTTACTACTGTTGTCGCCACCAAAGGCGTAATAGTAGTGTTCTCTTGCTCTCCTGTGGACACATTGGCTCCACTAGCATGTGGCATAAAGACCACAGATATAGCCACAATCACTGCGATTGTCACAACTGCGATTGCAGTTAATAGTGCTTTTTTTTCCATACAAATAACCTCTTTCTCCACCCATGATATAACTCATGGCTGGTGATTATCCTCATAAATACAAGGACAAACAAAAACCATGAGTATTTTAAAAGAGCTTACTAAGCTCCTGTATAATAACACCATTATTAAATTTGTCAAGACCCCCTACTTTATAATCGCTTGATTGCCAAATCTTAAATCTATATACTCAAAATTACCTAAATTGCTAGAATACTTGTTATTTTCCAAAACAATACCCAATTTTTCTATCTGCCAATCTAAATCATCATTAATATTAAAGAAAATCTTGCAAGATAAATTACTTTTAGTGACTATTTTCTCTTGATAAATATCAAATTCACTAACATTAATTGAATTACTTTTTAATTTTAATTCAATCTTAGAAAGTCTTTCTAGAATATCTTCCTTGGTTAAATTACTAAATTCCTCTTTTTCATTAACTTTAATCAAAGAAGAATACTCTTCCTTATTCTCAAAATCCTTAATATAGCTTCCATTTTTATCAACTAAATAGCATTTTGAATTATCAAAATCATCAGTCCAAACTGCATAAGGAGTTTTTTCGACTATCTGAAGAGAAATTCCGTTAGGAAAATTCTTTTTAATCGTGATTTTCTCTATTTCAGGAAATGATTCCATTAAACTGTTAACTCCGCCACCCATAGAAAGAAAAATGCTTTCTGTACTGATATCCATTCCTAATAAAGAAAATGAAGTTTTTAATTCTTGTTCAGCAACTTTTTCTAAATCTTCAGTTGAAATATTGTTATTTCCACTAATATTAAGTTGTGAAACTTGGAATCTCGGAGAAAACAACAAAAATCCCGCTGCTGAGAGAACAATAATAGAAGCGAAAACGAAAAAAGAGAAATAAAAATTAGTGAAGATGCTTTTCTTTCTTCTTTTTGCTATTTTTCTTTTTTTAATCTTTATTCTTCTCTTCATTATAGGTGACGTTTTCTTTTTCTTAACTCTTCAAAGATATAGGTTAACCAATACATTGGAGATAAAACATAATCTTGAGTTTTAACATACTGCTTTTCCTTTCCTCCAAATCCTTTTTTGAATAAACTCAATCCTGCCCAGGGATGATTATTCTCCGATTCAGGAATTACCCCCCAAAAATTATATATCTCACAACCTCTTCTTTTCGCTTCTTTAATAGCTTCCCACTGTAATAAATACGAAACAGGAATTTTAGCATATTTTGAAGACGAAGCTCCTTGGTGATAAAAAGCCCTATTACTCCAATAAACTATCATTGCTGACGAAACCGTTTCCCCTTTGTATTTTCCTAAAAAAATAACAATTTCATTATCATTTTTAAAAGCATCTAATTCCCGCTTCAAATACTTAGGAGGAAAAGGAGTAAAAGAATGTCTCCCCGCAGTCTCTAAATAGATTTTTTCAAATTCAACCAAGTCTTTCTCGTCTATACTTTTAACTATTTCTACGTCAGAATTCTTTTCAGCTTGTTTAACTAGATATCTCGTTGTCTTTCTCATTCCCTTCAATAGTTCTTCTTCATTAGGAATAACGTTTAATTCCCAAGTTAATTCAGGGTGCATGTGAATAGGAGCGTTTATAAATCCCAACTCTTTAAATATTTTAACATTTTCTTCGTTTAATGCAAAGATGGGACTAAAACGAATAAAACTGGCTTTTTCTTTTTTTCCTAATTCTTTCAGATAGTTAAGTAATATTTTTATAATTTCTTTATCATTACCTTCTAAAATAACTGGCCCATGAGGAACAAAAAGAAAGGTCCCCCTTTTTGCTTTAATCTTAATAGTTTGTGCAACAGCAATCAATCTCTCATTATCAAATATTCCAAATCTATATACCTTATCACCCATTGATTGATTGAAATCTCCCCAATTAAAAGACTGGCAAAAAGTTTTTTCAACACATTTCAAAAGGAAATCTTCCCATATTTTCTTTTCGTCAATTTCTTTAATTGTCATTATTGTATTATATTCTAAATAACAAAAAAATCAATTTTCACCTTTTATTATCGCTTCTTCATTATATAAATTAGTAGGACTCCAAATCATATATCCATAATATTTATCAGTTAAAATTTCCTTAACTGCTTTAATCTGAAGATATACTTTTTCTGTATCATATGTAGCTCCCAAATTAAAATCTTGAAGCCATGGCCTAAGCTTAGAATTATAATTGCTAATCCTTATCTTCGCTTTAGCCATTGAATATGCTACTACCTCAAAAGGATGATCAGCTGGATTTTCAAATCCGATAAAGCCACTAGCATAATGAGAAGGATAGACCATTGGACAAACAAAATCAAAATATTCATAAGCATCTTCGATTACCTGTCCAATCCCTAATCCATCTAAATTAACAGTAGTTAATCCAAACAAATCAGCCGATATTGTTTCTCCTTTTAATTCGCTTCTTAAATATTGATAAAAACTTTTTAATACTTCTCTTTCTGTTGAAAAATCTACATTCATATTATTCAAATTTCCATCAGACGGAAAACGAATATAATCAAAATTAACTTCATCAAACCCATTACTTAAAGCATCTTTTGCAATGGAAATATTGTAATCCCAACCTTCTTTTTTAGTTGGATCTATCCAAGCCAATCCATTATAATCATACCAAGTGCCACCGCTTAAATTTTTAATCGCCAAATCACTTCTGTTATAAGCCAAGACAGGATCTTGAAAAACCGTAATTCTAGCAATAACATATAATCCTTCGTTATGTAATTTATCAATTAAACCTTTCATATCTTTGATAATTACTCTTTCTGCTCCATACTTTTTAGCAAGAGAAACATTAGTACTATAAGGAATCTTTCCTGACCAATCTTTAACATCAATCACAACGGCATTAATCTCTGTCTTCTTTGATAAATCAATAATATAGTCAATCTTTGCAGAATTACTAGCTGACCAACTAGTTAAATAAACGGCCATAATTTTATCAGGTAAAACCTTATTTTCTTTAACACTATTAATACCTCCTATCTTTTCTTTGGGTATAAAAATAAATACCCCGAGGGATATTAAAATTATAAAAATAATTAACAAAAACCACTTATTCATTTTAGTGTTCGAGCATCTTATTTATAAACTTACTTCTTACTCCCATGAATTCATTAATATGGTTTATTGCCTCCAGCTGTTCTTTTATCTTATTATCTAATTCTAAGGCACAAAAATCAGAAAAATAACCAACTGGATAATTTTTTAAATAATCTAGTTCTGATAAATCATCCATATGATGACTGTCATATTGTAATTTTCTCTTTCTAGCATCCACGAAAGAAAATTCTTTCTTTATAGCGCTTATATGATTACATTTGATGGGAAACTGAGATAAAACTTCGACTTCTTCCTTGTATTTATCTTTTTCTAATAATCTTAAATTTTCTAAATGGGCAAAGTCTAAACAAATCCCTC encodes the following:
- a CDS encoding PKD domain-containing protein — translated: MNTLYKKKMFSSSIVLSLVSLVSVLFIGVGSVVATGTAIFNNDTKDLDTLRIMNYEVSAGTYNWSKSVTANAGDRIAIDVYYHNTVTGTTATNTKMRVSFPTAASTQMSFSGSLWADNAAQVSDTVNLNIASSQTIVFENTARWRPNQQATGGELISAVNNGNSIEVNIGDVTGGWPSQGHVTFYATISNNTTNQNPVVDAGSDVSVNEGSSVTLSGSANDSDGDAMTYSWSCTNGSLSSSTSLSTTYNAPSVSSNTTYVCTLTARDSKGGTGTDTVNVTVINQEATNHSPVVDAGSNVSVNENDSITLSGSANDSDGDAMTYSWSCTGGSLSNSASLSTTYYAPSVSYTTTYNCTLTARDSKGYTGSDTISVTVMNTNYDNENPVVDAGSSLSVNEGSSVSLSGSAYDPQGDSLTYSWACSGGSLSNYSSLYTTYYAPSVSYTTTYNCTLTVRDSKGYTGSDTVSVTVIDNSYNYDTLTVDAGSNKDIQENQSTTLNGYAYSQGGYVSSQYWSCNGGSLSNSNSLTPTYYAPSVSVDTTYTCTLFVTDSRGNRNSDTVNIIVRNIGSNYVGGLSVTTATPNVGNNYATLKGVLTNDGGQYTSVRFSWGRLSSYSNTTSWITNKTSGQSFDYYVSGLEKGKAYHYRAEASNGSQTVLGQDVVFVTKPDPTTGFNAVAAGSGQISLSWNKGEAACYTIVTRKAKSYPTNSADGTVVYFGTGSSVIDRNLYNNVWYYYRAWSVGCDEGMYSYSESQYARAYTVGEYVPPIVTPVKVETGISVETLVRDITQNGIAWQNLITANPGDEVEFRIIVTPTGEKSLQNVTLRTIISDKISNIRDIKVNESSSCGSSLSGAFDLGTIALGESKIVTFKGTVDSKESFSYGSNELVNTVDVSAKNNTTVSKTMTVDVIRSAEGSAGLISLLDLRFWAGFLLLLFLILCIIVIYLLIERKRDREYVAEREAENKIEKSKYFNIK
- a CDS encoding FtsQ-type POTRA domain-containing protein, coding for MKRRIKIKKRKIAKRRKKSIFTNFYFSFFVFASIIVLSAAGFLLFSPRFQVSQLNISGNNNISTEDLEKVAEQELKTSFSLLGMDISTESIFLSMGGGVNSLMESFPEIEKITIKKNFPNGISLQIVEKTPYAVWTDDFDNSKCYLVDKNGSYIKDFENKEEYSSLIKVNEKEEFSNLTKEDILERLSKIELKLKSNSINVSEFDIYQEKIVTKSNLSCKIFFNINDDLDWQIEKLGIVLENNKYSSNLGNFEYIDLRFGNQAIIK
- a CDS encoding peptidoglycan bridge formation glycyltransferase FemA/FemB family protein, yielding MTIKEIDEKKIWEDFLLKCVEKTFCQSFNWGDFNQSMGDKVYRFGIFDNERLIAVAQTIKIKAKRGTFLFVPHGPVILEGNDKEIIKILLNYLKELGKKEKASFIRFSPIFALNEENVKIFKELGFINAPIHMHPELTWELNVIPNEEELLKGMRKTTRYLVKQAEKNSDVEIVKSIDEKDLVEFEKIYLETAGRHSFTPFPPKYLKRELDAFKNDNEIVIFLGKYKGETVSSAMIVYWSNRAFYHQGASSSKYAKIPVSYLLQWEAIKEAKRRGCEIYNFWGVIPESENNHPWAGLSLFKKGFGGKEKQYVKTQDYVLSPMYWLTYIFEELRKRKRHL
- a CDS encoding putative glycoside hydrolase, producing MNKWFLLIIFIILISLGVFIFIPKEKIGGINSVKENKVLPDKIMAVYLTSWSASNSAKIDYIIDLSKKTEINAVVIDVKDWSGKIPYSTNVSLAKKYGAERVIIKDMKGLIDKLHNEGLYVIARITVFQDPVLAYNRSDLAIKNLSGGTWYDYNGLAWIDPTKKEGWDYNISIAKDALSNGFDEVNFDYIRFPSDGNLNNMNVDFSTEREVLKSFYQYLRSELKGETISADLFGLTTVNLDGLGIGQVIEDAYEYFDFVCPMVYPSHYASGFIGFENPADHPFEVVAYSMAKAKIRISNYNSKLRPWLQDFNLGATYDTEKVYLQIKAVKEILTDKYYGYMIWSPTNLYNEEAIIKGEN